In Zingiber officinale cultivar Zhangliang chromosome 1A, Zo_v1.1, whole genome shotgun sequence, the DNA window ATCCCGGTATCATCTCAAACTCGTTTGCATCAtctgaaaacttaaaaaaaaaaaattaaagaattttCCAGATCGCAATCAAGAAAGAGAGAATTCCATTGTTTGATTGGTGATCTAATGATTGCCAAACTTACAGGCGACGATCCAGAGCATGTTAAAACAAGGCTGAAGCATTGGGCACAAGCAGTGGCGTTCTCTCTCAGACAGAGTTGTTGAATTATTATGAACCAATGCAAATTGTTTGGAAGCCATAATTAGATATGAAGTTGATGTAATCATGTTCTTAATACACAGCAACAACTAGAAATTGAAGAGAATTGTATTTAGATTATCGATGAAGAGTGGTAGTTGCGCTTTGCCTTCTCCGTTTTCCTATTAGCAGCCTGAATACTGACCTGTGGTCAACAGATGCTGTTCcgtaaattttcaaaactaactgGGTTTCTTTGTAAAGTTCGGAAAGTATGCTGAAAAAAAAACAAGGTTAGGTTTACATGAAGGAGCCGCCGCAACTCTTACGATGCAATTTCAGCTGGTTGATGGACGATCCACGCCCCGCTTGGTTCTTGCATTCAAATCGCAGCTTTGCCCTTTctcgatcgattgaagtgccgaGCCCCACGACGAGCCTGGTTTCCTTGAATTTCTTTACGCCTTCAGGTTAGATTTCTGCCCTCGGATTGGAAACGCTTCGCCTTTTATATAACACTAATTTACTTCCAAATTGGAACATTGAGAGGATATATTGAAGAAGACTGCGGTGGCTTGTGATGCCTTCAGTTTCTTGGCCGTAGTTGTGATGCCAGTTAATGGCTTGTCATTCCTTTGTCAGTCGATCGTTTTCATATGTTTGATATCTTGATTCGAAGCATGTTTTCTTGACCATAATTGTGAATTGTTATATGAGTTAAtggatttgatatttttattggAAACGAAagggaatacatttctttaaaataaaattccgTTCTTGGATTGTCTGTCCGTCGCTCTTCGTGCATTGAACGAACCCTATAAAGACTCAAAAGCAGTGATCTTAGTAGGAGCTTGTTTTCCGATCATGATTTATACATGATCTTTTACTGAAGCTATGACTAAAATCGGAAATGTAGTCGCAACTTAGCAAAAGACAGTGATTGGCtgattgccttgtttgctcttagaATATAATAGATTTGATGGTTCAAGGAATTGCTTCTTGTTAGGTATGGCGGGCATGATACCTACTGAAATTGTCTAAGAATACCCAGGTAATACTAACATCTATATAGGAAAAATTGAAGATTAGAGTTTTAATTCTGCATATAGATTTATTACAAGTAAACTAGTTCAACTCAAGTATCTTCTACCTTGGTTTCTAAACCTAAATTCATCTTGTACCTACCACAACTCAATTGTCTAATATCCTATTCAAATCCATCCTTTATTCGTTTAATGTGTTTCCAAGCTTATTAAAGTATATCGGGCAATGATGAGATATCCATCCTATTGCCATGGCTAGTTCTTGTCAAGCTACAACCATGTAGAATGGTTATTTTATTCTTATagttatcttttcttttttgcaaaAAGGTCATACGCTGATCCTAGGCGTGTGTATGTTGATCCCGGGCGCCCCACACGGCCGGTCCCACAGCCATATGTAGAGAGGTAAATCAAGAAACCGAGTAGGCTACAACATGGGAGGGTATTTTCGCTCACCAGTAAAAGCATGTTGCGGAGGCCACTATCAATAATTCACATTTAGAGTTGTATGATAAAAAAATTGAGGTGGTGAAGGATAAACAAGATTGTGATTCCATCATTCTATAAAATGGTATAGTTTAGGGGCATTATAAAATTTTGTAGAAAAAAATATAACCCTAATTGCGTGTTGTCCTATAGTCTTCCTTGTTCTTCCCTTCCTAGCGACATGAGATGGAGGCCTCCCCACATGATTGTTTAGCTGTCTGCCCTCTCCCACGTAGTGTCATGGATCTTCCATTCTGTTAGATCGAAtgggtgcgatagagggggggggggggaggggaggggtgaatatcacgCTCTTTTAcaacttttatttttctttggaaATCAGAATCGTGTAGCGGAAAGTAAAAAGAcaagttcgtttacttcgttcggagtctaggtcgactcctactcgaagacccgcggtccttgactgcaccgatggacaatccactataacccttctttctgaaatcttcggaaagaagcataACGTacaaaatgagcaagatagtaacaacctactatcttacttaagttaattacaatgcaagctaataaaatataccgacaagtaataGAGTTGAAGCTTTGGTCGGTACTATCGAACGGAGTGACTTGCAGCattgatgaagacttgtagcacgagcAGCTTGCAGAACAGAACTTCAGTCGATCAGAAAGTGTTGTACAGCCTCAAACCTAGAGCCTCTTTTTATAGGTGTAATGgacattcggtcgatcgatccctctattcggtcgatcgaaccagctcccttccttcctggttggattctgacgctggctcgatctctgacattaattgctcattaagggttcggtcgaccgatccatcttttcggtcgaccgaacaggctccttccctgttcgtcgagatttgccgagATTCGTATTTACTGTgcattaatgttgattggttcggtcgaccgatcaaccctttttccttttgcttctgatcaATGATGATGAACTGGCCTGTGTTGaatcatcatggttcggtcgactgaatagtaccgatcttactgttcggtcaaccgatcaaatTTTGATCGGGCTCTGATATGTTCTGGTCTGATCTAAACACTGCCTTGATTtcttcttgttcggtcgaccgatcctctggttcggtcaaccgatccagtCGGACCTACAACACAGTGTTaaacaaagtatccctgcaacacagatgttagcacaataataatattataatgtatGAGCAATATAAAGGACAGTAGAACTGTTTTGATCTCATCTTGGAAACCTTCcgggtttcttcagttggatcagcgaccttaggttgttcattttaggaacccgacctcactatcgctcctccagttgtttatctcaacttacctgccaaacatggtcctccagacatgtttggactttgcctgctcagtgtctgttCACCTGATCTACTAagacctttcctgcaatactatattagctaacaacaataatagtaatacaaaatataatggtaaacctaatcctagattTATTGAGAGCCGTTGGTCCGGTCGTCCgcccatccgatcaaccttgtttggagttcactcctccaagacttctcgttacttaAGGTTATATTCCCCTAGGTTTTTCACcacttggctttactcaccaagactcagtattcggctactcagggatcaggtccttcagacctatcCACTTGACTTCCACGATATACCTAGATTTCTCTcgcctcagtattcggctatccagggatcaggtcctccaaacttATTCACCTGGCTTTCACGATATATCGAGATTTTTCTTgcttagcctccaactaggacttcccttgcctagcctacaactaggacttccttagatcaagctccattcttaaacatacttaaacatatttgtctgacattaaaaccttggaggtcgattgcaccaacacattccTCCTTGCATGACATGTACAGTCTACAATGCCCGAGTAAGCTTCCCTTTAGGTTTCTTTCTTCTTCTGCCATCATAGATGAGCCTCGCTGCTCAAACTCTTTCTACATACTTGGTTGACCATGTTTCTGTGTGTTTGACATGGGCATGAGAGGTGCATATGCTGAAACCGAGTAACAAAACTATCAATTTCGAGGTTGAGAACCATGTCCATGGTGACGAGTAAAGAGGAGGAAGGTGGAGTGAAAATTAGGACTTCATTAAACTTCTAAAACAAGTTTATAGTTTTTCTCCCTGCACGCTATGCAATGGATTGAGGAATGTGTAGGCTATTTTCCAGTAACAACTCAATACTACCTAACTGAGATATAATCAGTCATGGATTCAAACTTAGATGGGCAAAGTGACCAAAAAAACTTGGGGGAATGTGTATTTTGCCCTAAAAAAACTATGAGATATTCCCAGTTTGATGCAGGAATGGCAAGGTTAAACCTCTACCAACATTCAAAGTCCGCACTCCTGTGGCAGATTTTATTCCTTTGCAATAACTAATATTCCTTCTACTGCTTTACTGTCTAATTACTCAAGCTTTTGTTAAGGTGGATAACAATCCTTACAGGCACAGGCGCATAGAAGATCATGGCAATGCATACTTTAGCTTTGGCATTCTGTCCACATACTTTGCTTATCCATACACGAAAATTCTCCGGAATACGATATTTGCACTTGACATATCCAGAAAGAACTTTTATTCATTGTGCTGGAAAGATTCCTCCTCGCATTTGTTTCGTGTGGCCAACTTTTCCCTGTGCTAAAAATTCCAGGTTAGTTGCACTGTGCTATGAAACTGTTAACAAGAtataatcataatttttttttgaagatgTTGAATCGTCGTTGTAGTTTTATCTAATGAGTTAATTTTATGCTTCAAACATTTTTATCCACTTGTACAAGATTGTTCGTGGATATCCTTGTTTTATTGTCATTGACAGGCAATTCCTTCCCGAATTACTATTGAGATATTACTTTCTCCTAAAAATTTTCCCCTGCTGATGACTAACATCATAGTACCATATCTAAACAAAGGAGGCTGAACTGGACGACAGGGAGTATGACAGACGGCAACCAATCCGATACACCTGAAAGCAGCACCAGCAGTGCAACTCGACTGATAAGAACGATTCAATCTTTTCAAACTAAGCTGAGTGCTCGGATCAAGCAGTTGAGGAAAGGGATATggatcaaaattttctttttcttggtaGGATTCTACTCTGCTACAGCATTTGCAACAGTGATCGGGCAAACCGGCGACTGGGACATTCTTTCTGCTGGCTTTGCTGTTGTCGTGGTGGAGGGGATCGGTGCCCTCATGTACAGAGCTTCACTTACCTTTCTCGACAAGTTCAAGAGCCTAATCACCGTCTTCAATTACTGGAAGGCCGGGCTTTCCCTGGGATTGTTCTTGGACGCGTTCAAGTATGAAATCGAATCGTGTATCGAATCATGTAAGCCATCCAATTTTGAAATCGATATATTCCCCGCGATATGGTAGCTAAATTGAACTCAATAAGTTTTTGTGGTGGAGTTTCTCCGTTTGGCGTGTTCCAAGGGGAAATCTCGAAACAGGGGACATTGCAGAGTCTGTTCTGGTAATTTTAAAGATTTAGGGGGTATTTATAAATAAGGTAAAGTTTGGGGGTGAAACAATATATTTCCCTAAATAAAGGCGGTTGGATCGCGACATGGCTTAATTACATGGCGCGAGCCCAGCCCACCGTGGAGCACCACGTTGTTGACCCCACCTTCCCTCTGCCGGCTCCATCGCCTCTCCTCCCTCTCCCGGCCCTTGACGCCCTCCTGGTCGCCGCCATCGACGCCGCCGCCGGCCCCCGCCACCTCCGTGCCGCCCACGCCGCTCTCGTCCGCCTCGGCCTCCACCACAGATGCTTCCTCGTCACCAAGCTCCTCCGCCGCCTCTCCGATTATCGCGTCCCCCTCCACCCTTACCCCCTCCTCATCTTCTCCCTCGTCCCCCGCCCCAACTCCTTTCTATGGAACTCCCTTATCCGCTCCGCCGCACTCCTCAACCCTTCCCACTCCGACCACCATCCCCTCCGCCTCTACTCCCTCATGCGCCGTAGCTGGCCCCcgacgccgcccctctccttcaCTTTCTCCGCCCTACTCAAATTCGCCACCTCCCAAGAATCCCTCTCCAGCGGCCGCCAGATTCACGCCCAAGCCATCTTCATCGGCGGTTTCGACGCTGACCTTTTCGTCCGGAACACTCTCATCTCCATGTACGTCGGATGCTCCGACATAGCGGCCGCTCGAAGGGTGTTCGACGAAATGCCCGTTCGAGACGCTATCTCTTGGACTTCGTTGATTGTGGCTTACACCAAAAGCGGCGACCTTTCTTCAGCACGAGGGTTGTTTGAGGCATCTCCCGTGAAGGACGTTGTGGCATGGACTGCAATGATCACAGGATACGCCCAGAATGCGATGCCCAAAGAGGCGCTGCTGGCATTCGAGAGGATGAGAGAAGCGGACGTAGTTATGGACGAAGTTGCCTTGGTCGGCGCCATTTCTGCCATCGCTCAGTTAGGTGCTGCAAAACACGCACTTTGGCTTCGGGATCTGGTGGAGAAGATTGGGCTCGACCAGAACCTTTTGGTTGGATCGGCAATGGTGGATATGCATGCAAAATGCGGGCTGATCGACGAGGCCCGTCGGGTGTTTGATAAAATGACAGACCGGAATGTCTACTCCTACAGTGCAATGATCGCTGGACTCGCTACATACGGAAGAGCTTTGGAAGCCATTTCATTGTTTAAAGAAATGGTAGGCGAGACGAACGTGAAACCAAACCATGTCACATTCATCGGCCTCCTCACAGCTTGTAGCTATACTGggatggtggaggaaggtcgacGCTACTTCAGGATGATGGAGGATGAGTATGGTATCGTTCCTTCCGCTGATCATTACACATGCATGGTCGATTTGTTGGGGCGTGCTGGACTAGTCGAAGAAGCACTTGATCTAGCGAGGTCTATGCCAATAAAGCCGCACGGTGGTGTCTGGGGTGCGTTGCTCAGTGCCTGTCGGATCCATGGAAAGACAGAGATTGCGAGAATTGCCGCCGATCATATATTCGAGCTCGAGCCTGATGGGGTCGGCAACTACGTGTTGCTCTCGAATATATATTCATCTGCAGGGATGTGGGACGAGGTGTTGAAGGTTCGGAGACTGATGAGAGCGAGGGGGCTAAGGAAAAATCCTTCAGCGAGCTGGACAGAAGATAAAGATGGTTCCGTCCACGAGTTCTTTGCAGGGGACAATTCCCACCCGAGAATCCGGCAGATAAAGCGCGCATTAGAGAATCTGTTGGGCATGTTGAAGCTTCGAGGTTATGTGCCCGTATTGAGTTCTGTTGTTTATGATGTCAAGGACGAAGAGAAAGAAAGGCTGTTGAAAGGTCACAGCGAGAAGTTGGCATTGGCATTCGGCTTGTCGACGACTTCTGCAGGAGACACGATAAGGATATCGAAGAACCTTAGGATATGCGACGATTGCCATTTGGTGATGCGACTTGCATCAAGGGCTGTGGAAAGGGAGATTGTGGTGAGGGATAACATGAGGTTTCACCATTTCAAAGATGGGGAATGCTCATGTCGAGAATTTTGGTAAAGATTCAATATGCAATTCGATCCTTTTagtgaaaataattattatgcAGTAACATTGAACTAA includes these proteins:
- the LOC122002107 gene encoding ycf20-like protein, coding for MTDGNQSDTPESSTSSATRLIRTIQSFQTKLSARIKQLRKGIWIKIFFFLVGFYSATAFATVIGQTGDWDILSAGFAVVVVEGIGALMYRASLTFLDKFKSLITVFNYWKAGLSLGLFLDAFKYEIESCIESCKPSNFEIDIFPAIW
- the LOC122029319 gene encoding pentatricopeptide repeat-containing protein At5g44230-like, producing the protein MARAQPTVEHHVVDPTFPLPAPSPLLPLPALDALLVAAIDAAAGPRHLRAAHAALVRLGLHHRCFLVTKLLRRLSDYRVPLHPYPLLIFSLVPRPNSFLWNSLIRSAALLNPSHSDHHPLRLYSLMRRSWPPTPPLSFTFSALLKFATSQESLSSGRQIHAQAIFIGGFDADLFVRNTLISMYVGCSDIAAARRVFDEMPVRDAISWTSLIVAYTKSGDLSSARGLFEASPVKDVVAWTAMITGYAQNAMPKEALLAFERMREADVVMDEVALVGAISAIAQLGAAKHALWLRDLVEKIGLDQNLLVGSAMVDMHAKCGLIDEARRVFDKMTDRNVYSYSAMIAGLATYGRALEAISLFKEMVGETNVKPNHVTFIGLLTACSYTGMVEEGRRYFRMMEDEYGIVPSADHYTCMVDLLGRAGLVEEALDLARSMPIKPHGGVWGALLSACRIHGKTEIARIAADHIFELEPDGVGNYVLLSNIYSSAGMWDEVLKVRRLMRARGLRKNPSASWTEDKDGSVHEFFAGDNSHPRIRQIKRALENLLGMLKLRGYVPVLSSVVYDVKDEEKERLLKGHSEKLALAFGLSTTSAGDTIRISKNLRICDDCHLVMRLASRAVEREIVVRDNMRFHHFKDGECSCREFW